One window from the genome of Candidatus Didemnitutus sp. encodes:
- a CDS encoding ClcB-like voltage-gated chloride channel protein, with the protein MPPSPPADAQSAAQQQAQAKEKQRARLSFERLLNVSHQQLLKLLARRLWLQEKLQPTEWQITLFWSALAGFLGAMSALAFTSLTEGVHVLLTGSRAGVVETMRQIPIWAVVLVPAAGGVAAGLILKLGQRFAGKQGATDYMEAIVIGNGYVPARATLVKTVAAMFTIGSGGSIGREGPLVQLAAVTSSRLGRWLGLSAPKQRLLVACGASAGIASAYNAPIAGSFFVAEIILGTIAMESLGPLVIAAVTAALTLRVMTNASKLYAVPSYEMHTPWEMVAYVVLGLIVGALAPWFLRSLRAAENFFRRTSLPPVVRLGLGGLCVGLLAMKVPEVCGNGYSVVVDVLQGHYVWSALLLIVWCKWLATCASFGSGAPGGVFTPSLFMGAGAGYVFGQGVQTLWPSGNVDPRTIALVGMGAFLSAVSHAPVMAIIMLFEMTLSYDIILPLMVCSVVAYFTAKSLEGESIYSESLKRKAVEQPGTAPVAVPAKVGELMRTEPPTVASGASFGDIGRLFLANRVNYLYVVEADQRFIGVVSLHDIKPFLLQPDLADVVHATDILRDDFPTVRADQPLSDGLKRFREVSAERLPVLDDDAKLLGSLSKTDLLLALAEKSPASAA; encoded by the coding sequence GTGCCGCCTTCTCCGCCTGCCGATGCGCAGTCCGCCGCGCAGCAACAGGCCCAGGCCAAGGAGAAGCAGCGGGCGCGGCTGTCGTTCGAGCGGTTGCTGAACGTGAGCCACCAGCAGCTCCTGAAGCTGCTGGCGCGGCGGTTGTGGTTGCAGGAGAAACTCCAGCCGACGGAGTGGCAGATCACGCTGTTCTGGTCGGCGCTGGCGGGATTCCTCGGGGCGATGTCGGCGTTGGCGTTCACGAGCCTTACGGAAGGCGTGCACGTGCTGCTGACCGGTTCGCGCGCGGGCGTCGTTGAGACGATGCGGCAGATTCCGATTTGGGCGGTGGTGCTCGTGCCGGCGGCGGGCGGCGTGGCGGCGGGTTTGATTCTGAAACTCGGCCAGCGATTCGCGGGCAAGCAGGGCGCGACGGACTACATGGAGGCGATCGTCATCGGCAATGGCTACGTGCCGGCGCGCGCGACCTTGGTGAAGACCGTTGCGGCGATGTTCACGATCGGCTCGGGCGGCTCGATCGGTCGCGAAGGTCCGCTGGTGCAACTCGCCGCGGTGACGTCGTCGCGGCTCGGGCGCTGGCTGGGATTGAGCGCGCCGAAGCAGCGGTTGCTGGTGGCGTGCGGCGCGTCGGCCGGCATCGCGTCGGCCTACAACGCGCCGATCGCGGGCTCGTTTTTCGTGGCGGAAATCATCCTCGGCACGATTGCGATGGAGAGCCTCGGACCGCTCGTCATCGCGGCGGTCACGGCGGCGTTGACGCTGCGCGTGATGACGAATGCGAGCAAACTCTACGCGGTGCCGAGCTACGAGATGCACACGCCGTGGGAGATGGTCGCCTACGTCGTGCTCGGGCTGATCGTCGGCGCGCTGGCGCCGTGGTTTTTGCGGAGTCTGCGCGCGGCGGAGAATTTTTTCCGACGGACGTCGCTACCGCCGGTGGTGCGGCTCGGACTAGGCGGCCTGTGCGTCGGCCTCCTTGCGATGAAGGTGCCCGAAGTGTGCGGCAACGGCTACTCGGTGGTCGTGGACGTTTTGCAGGGACACTACGTGTGGAGCGCGCTGCTGTTGATCGTGTGGTGCAAGTGGCTCGCGACCTGCGCGTCGTTCGGCTCGGGCGCGCCGGGCGGTGTGTTCACGCCGTCGCTGTTCATGGGCGCGGGTGCGGGCTATGTGTTCGGGCAAGGCGTGCAAACGCTGTGGCCGTCGGGGAACGTCGATCCCCGGACGATCGCGCTGGTGGGCATGGGCGCATTCCTCTCGGCGGTGAGCCACGCGCCCGTGATGGCGATCATCATGCTGTTCGAAATGACCCTGAGCTACGACATCATCCTGCCGCTGATGGTGTGCAGCGTGGTGGCGTATTTCACGGCGAAGAGCCTCGAGGGCGAATCGATCTACAGCGAGTCGCTCAAGCGCAAGGCGGTCGAGCAACCCGGGACCGCGCCGGTCGCCGTCCCGGCGAAGGTCGGCGAACTCATGCGCACCGAACCGCCGACGGTGGCGAGCGGGGCATCGTTCGGCGACATCGGCCGCCTGTTCCTGGCGAACCGCGTGAACTATCTCTACGTTGTGGAAGCGGACCAGCGTTTCATCGGCGTCGTCTCGCTGCACGACATCAAGCCGTTCCTGTTGCAGCCTGACCTCGCGGACGTGGTGCACGCGACCGACATCCTGCGCGACGATTTCCCGACGGTGCGGGCCGATCAGCCGCTGAGCGACGGCTTGAAGCGCTTCCGCGAAGTCAGCGCCGAACGCCTGCCCGTGCTCGACGATGATGCGAAGCTGCTCGGAAGTCTGTCGAAGACGGATCTCCTGCTCGCGCTCGCGGAGAAATCGCCGGCGTCGGCCGCCTGA
- a CDS encoding HAD hydrolase family protein, translating to MDVDGVLTDGTVRIHSDGTESKNFSILDGMGLVRLRKAGVALAWISGRPSAATTARAQELQIPHLIQGRTDKLVALQELARQLGAKAAEVCYMGDDDIDATAIAWASIGVAPAQAMPAALKVAKFVPPRPAGHGAVREVCEQILAARGQKAAS from the coding sequence ATGGACGTCGATGGCGTGCTGACCGACGGCACTGTGCGTATCCACTCCGACGGCACGGAATCGAAGAATTTCTCCATCCTCGACGGCATGGGACTCGTGCGCCTGCGCAAAGCCGGCGTGGCGCTCGCGTGGATCTCCGGCCGCCCGTCCGCCGCCACCACCGCTCGCGCGCAGGAACTGCAAATCCCCCACCTCATCCAAGGCCGCACCGACAAACTCGTCGCGCTCCAGGAACTCGCCCGGCAACTCGGCGCGAAAGCCGCCGAGGTGTGCTACATGGGCGACGACGACATCGACGCGACCGCCATCGCGTGGGCCAGCATCGGCGTCGCCCCGGCGCAAGCGATGCCCGCCGCGCTCAAGGTCGCGAAGTTCGTCCCACCGCGCCCCGCCGGCCACGGCGCCGTGCGCGAAGTGTGTGAACAAATCCTCGCCGCCCGCGGTCAGAAGGCAGCTTCGTGA
- the lptC gene encoding LPS export ABC transporter periplasmic protein LptC, which produces MLVWAALAPFSSAQTTTRIANDAPIVNFRLPTFTPDGFRQWLVRGTEARLVSSQEIDIRELTLTVFTADAQDRIDTMLLSPTAVVRTDTQIATGQSTIRVLTDTLEATGEQWTYDHREKRVSMRKNVRVTFRAELKNLLQ; this is translated from the coding sequence GTGCTGGTTTGGGCCGCGCTCGCACCTTTCTCCTCGGCGCAGACCACGACGCGCATCGCCAACGACGCACCGATCGTGAACTTCCGTCTGCCCACGTTCACGCCCGACGGCTTCCGCCAGTGGCTCGTGCGCGGCACCGAGGCGCGTCTCGTCTCCTCGCAGGAAATCGACATCCGCGAGCTGACGCTGACCGTCTTCACCGCTGACGCGCAGGATCGCATCGACACGATGTTGCTCAGCCCGACGGCTGTGGTTCGCACCGACACGCAAATCGCCACCGGGCAAAGCACGATCCGCGTGCTCACCGACACCCTTGAAGCCACCGGCGAGCAGTGGACCTACGACCACCGGGAGAAAAGGGTTTCCATGCGCAAGAACGTGCGCGTAACTTTCCGCGCCGAACTGAAAAACCTGCTGCAATGA
- the lptB gene encoding LPS export ABC transporter ATP-binding protein — translation MSTAAATEQFEIHTEGLVKTYGQRTVVNGVNVRVRAGEVVGLLGPNGAGKTTTFYMVVGLVPATGGKVFINGQDATHLRMHRRARLGVGYLPQEASIFRKLTVAENILAIVETLRGVSAKDRTALVKHHLDELSIGHLAEQPAYTLSGGERRRLEIARALVTRPRFLLMDEPFAGVDPISVAEVQKIILELKSRGIGVLITDHNVRETLRIVDRGYIIHRGKVMTEGSGEFLINDPQARELYLGKDFNL, via the coding sequence GTGAGCACCGCCGCCGCGACGGAGCAGTTCGAAATTCACACCGAGGGCCTGGTGAAAACCTACGGCCAGCGCACCGTCGTGAACGGCGTCAACGTGCGCGTCCGCGCCGGCGAAGTCGTCGGCCTGCTCGGCCCGAACGGTGCGGGCAAGACGACGACGTTCTACATGGTCGTCGGACTCGTGCCCGCGACCGGCGGCAAGGTTTTCATCAACGGCCAGGACGCCACGCACCTCCGCATGCACCGCCGCGCTCGCCTCGGCGTCGGTTACCTGCCGCAGGAGGCGTCGATCTTCCGCAAGCTCACCGTCGCCGAGAACATCCTCGCCATCGTGGAGACGTTGCGCGGCGTATCCGCGAAGGACCGCACCGCACTGGTGAAACATCACCTCGACGAGCTGAGCATCGGTCATCTCGCGGAGCAGCCCGCCTACACCCTCTCCGGCGGCGAGCGCCGCCGCCTCGAAATCGCCCGCGCCCTCGTGACGCGCCCGCGATTTCTGCTCATGGACGAGCCGTTCGCCGGCGTCGACCCGATCTCCGTCGCCGAGGTGCAGAAGATCATCCTCGAGCTGAAGTCGCGCGGCATCGGCGTGCTCATCACGGACCACAACGTCCGCGAAACGCTCCGCATCGTCGACCGCGGCTACATCATCCATCGCGGCAAGGTGATGACCGAAGGCAGCGGCGAGTTCCTCATCAACGACCCGCAAGCCCGCGAGCTGTATCTGGGCAAGGATTTCAATTTGTGA
- the hprK gene encoding HPr(Ser) kinase/phosphatase has product MPTKAINGITVAHFYETYRTKLQLELLTGEEGMHRLIKEGSINRPSLALTGFFKYFANKRIQVLGAAEMTFLKTLSQRQQIEIFAEMVKRGIPCLVLTRNYTATHPMLAVSLEMHLPIFRTPMITMNFVNAATLCVDNEFAPSGTEHATTLDIKGIGVMIRGDSGIGKSECALALIERGHSLVADDLTCLRLVDERELTASSRELNRGYMECRGIGIINIAEMFGVKSIRLEKRVDIVVTLKEWSPEVIEERTGLEENFYEILGVKVPHIEFYVRPGRDIARLVEVAAMVQALKIMGHDPAKTFNDRLIAHMQEQQTQKTTTHRIAEPRSPFVPQSFQDDEEPPANPS; this is encoded by the coding sequence ATGCCCACCAAAGCCATCAACGGCATCACCGTCGCGCATTTCTACGAGACGTATCGGACCAAGCTCCAGCTCGAGCTGCTCACGGGCGAGGAAGGCATGCACCGCCTGATCAAGGAGGGCTCGATCAACCGCCCCTCGCTCGCGCTCACGGGTTTCTTCAAGTATTTCGCGAACAAACGCATTCAGGTCCTCGGCGCCGCCGAGATGACGTTCCTCAAGACGCTCTCGCAGCGCCAGCAAATCGAGATCTTCGCCGAGATGGTGAAACGCGGCATCCCGTGCCTCGTCCTTACGCGCAACTACACCGCCACGCACCCGATGCTCGCGGTCTCGCTGGAGATGCACCTGCCGATCTTCCGCACGCCGATGATCACGATGAACTTCGTGAACGCCGCCACGCTGTGCGTCGACAACGAGTTCGCTCCGTCCGGCACCGAGCACGCGACCACCCTCGATATCAAGGGCATCGGCGTGATGATCCGCGGCGACTCCGGCATCGGCAAATCCGAGTGCGCCCTCGCGCTCATCGAGCGCGGCCACTCGCTCGTCGCCGACGACCTCACCTGCCTCCGCCTCGTCGACGAGCGCGAACTCACCGCCAGTTCGCGCGAGCTCAACCGCGGCTATATGGAGTGCCGCGGCATCGGCATCATCAACATCGCCGAAATGTTCGGCGTGAAGAGCATCCGCCTCGAGAAACGCGTCGACATCGTCGTCACCCTCAAGGAGTGGAGCCCCGAAGTCATCGAGGAACGCACCGGCCTCGAGGAGAACTTCTACGAGATCCTCGGCGTGAAGGTGCCGCACATCGAATTCTACGTGCGTCCCGGCCGCGACATCGCCCGTCTCGTCGAAGTCGCCGCCATGGTCCAGGCGCTGAAAATCATGGGCCACGATCCCGCGAAGACGTTCAACGACCGCCTCATCGCGCACATGCAGGAACAGCAAACGCAGAAAACGACGACGCACCGCATCGCCGAACCGCGCTCGCCGTTCGTCCCGCAGAGCTTTCAAGACGACGAAGAGCCGCCGGCGAACCCGAGCTGA
- the rph gene encoding ribonuclease PH, producing MSTQPRVDGRKPDQLRPITLEANIAPHASGSVLIGFGHTRVICAATIEPKVPSWMRQQGVTGGWLTAEYSMLPYSTHDRKQRDISKGKIDGRTVEIQRLIGRSLRAIIDLQKLGDNTLWIDCDVLQADGGTRTASITGAYLAARLAIQKLLDAKKISENPLTDSVAAVSVGLFNSQQLLDLNYVEDKDAAVDFNVVMTGKGQFVEVQGTGEEATFSQEELDGLLGLARKGLQELAGIQSAFLAKQLLKF from the coding sequence ATGTCTACCCAGCCCCGCGTCGACGGTCGCAAGCCCGACCAACTGCGTCCCATCACCCTCGAGGCCAACATCGCCCCGCACGCCTCGGGCTCCGTCCTCATCGGCTTCGGCCACACGCGCGTCATCTGCGCCGCGACGATCGAACCGAAGGTCCCGTCGTGGATGCGCCAGCAAGGCGTCACCGGCGGCTGGTTGACCGCCGAGTATTCGATGCTCCCCTACTCGACGCACGACCGCAAACAGCGCGACATTTCCAAGGGCAAGATCGACGGCCGCACCGTCGAGATCCAACGCCTCATCGGCCGCTCGCTGCGCGCCATCATCGATCTCCAGAAGCTCGGCGACAACACGCTCTGGATCGACTGCGACGTGCTCCAGGCCGACGGCGGCACGCGCACCGCGTCCATCACCGGCGCCTATCTCGCCGCACGCCTCGCGATCCAAAAGCTCCTCGACGCGAAGAAAATTTCCGAGAATCCGCTCACCGACTCCGTCGCCGCCGTCAGTGTCGGCCTGTTCAACAGCCAGCAACTGCTCGACCTCAATTACGTCGAGGACAAGGACGCCGCCGTGGACTTCAACGTCGTGATGACCGGCAAGGGCCAGTTCGTCGAAGTGCAGGGCACCGGCGAAGAAGCGACCTTCTCGCAGGAAGAGCTCGACGGCCTGCTCGGCCTCGCGCGCAAGGGCCTGCAGGAACTCGCCGGCATCCAGTCAGCCTTCCTCGCGAAGCAGCTGCTGAAGTTCTGA
- the sucC gene encoding ADP-forming succinate--CoA ligase subunit beta: MNIHEYQAKALFEKYGVPVPKGVPARSPAEFESALSALGEAPYVVKSQIHAGGRGKGTFTDGFKGGVKFAKTKAEALDYANKMYGNTLVTAQTGAAGRKVQTIYFTKAADISKEYYLAILLDRNTSKPVIVASTEGGVEIEKVAHETPEKIFKVFIDPAVGLQGYQARQLAFQLGFTGDYFKNAVKLITNLYRMFWDTDASMVEVNPLITTPAGEVLALDAKVSFDDNALFRHKDIVDLRDLNEEDSKEIEASKFNLSYIALDGNIACLVNGAGLAMSTMDIIKHFGGNPANFLDVGGGASKEQVQAAFRIILTDPNVKGILVNIFGGIMDCNTIATGVVAAAKELGLQIPLVVRLEGNNVAAGKKTLADSGLKIASADTMADAAQKIVKLVA, translated from the coding sequence ATGAACATTCACGAGTATCAGGCCAAAGCCTTGTTCGAGAAATACGGGGTGCCGGTGCCGAAGGGCGTGCCCGCCCGTTCGCCCGCCGAGTTCGAGTCCGCGCTCTCTGCGCTGGGCGAGGCTCCGTATGTCGTCAAATCCCAGATCCACGCCGGCGGACGCGGCAAAGGCACGTTCACCGACGGCTTCAAGGGCGGCGTCAAGTTCGCCAAGACCAAGGCCGAGGCGCTCGACTACGCCAACAAGATGTATGGCAACACGCTCGTGACCGCGCAGACCGGCGCCGCCGGCCGCAAGGTCCAGACGATCTACTTCACCAAGGCCGCGGACATCTCGAAGGAATACTACCTCGCGATCCTCCTCGACCGTAACACCTCGAAGCCCGTCATCGTCGCCTCGACCGAAGGCGGCGTCGAAATCGAAAAGGTCGCGCACGAGACGCCCGAGAAGATCTTCAAGGTCTTCATCGATCCCGCCGTCGGCCTCCAAGGCTACCAGGCGCGCCAACTGGCGTTCCAACTCGGCTTCACCGGCGACTACTTCAAGAACGCCGTTAAACTCATCACGAATCTCTATCGGATGTTCTGGGACACCGACGCCTCCATGGTCGAGGTCAACCCGCTCATCACCACGCCCGCCGGCGAAGTGCTCGCGCTCGACGCCAAGGTCTCCTTCGACGACAACGCGCTCTTCCGCCACAAGGACATCGTCGACCTCCGCGACCTCAACGAAGAGGACTCCAAAGAGATCGAAGCCTCGAAGTTCAACCTCAGCTACATCGCGCTCGACGGTAACATCGCCTGCCTCGTCAACGGCGCCGGCCTCGCGATGAGCACGATGGACATCATCAAGCACTTCGGCGGCAACCCCGCCAACTTCCTCGACGTCGGCGGCGGCGCCTCGAAGGAGCAGGTCCAGGCGGCCTTCCGCATCATCCTCACGGACCCGAACGTGAAGGGCATTCTCGTGAACATCTTCGGCGGCATCATGGACTGCAACACGATCGCCACCGGCGTCGTCGCCGCGGCCAAGGAGCTCGGCCTCCAGATCCCGCTCGTCGTCCGCCTCGAAGGCAACAACGTCGCCGCCGGCAAGAAGACGCTCGCCGACTCGGGCCTCAAGATCGCCTCCGCCGACACCATGGCCGACGCCGCGCAGAAGATCGTCAAACTCGTCGCCTAA
- the sucD gene encoding succinate--CoA ligase subunit alpha produces the protein MSIIVNEKTKVLVQGITGEFGGRHTKLSLDYGSAIVAGVTPGKGGQFFEHGSHKVPIFNTVADAVAATGATASAVFVPPPFAADAILEGVDANLDLCVAITEGIPIRDMIQVKRAMAGKKTRLIGPNCPGIVTPGTGKDSNGGCRIGIAPGYIHKKGHVGVVSRSGTLTYEAVFQLTSKGIGQSTSVGIGGDPVNGTSHLDVIKLFNEDPDTWGIIMIGEIGGSAEVEAARWIKANCKKPVAGFIAGATAPKGRRMGHAGAVVGGAEDTAAAKIAVFQECGIEVAVTPSDMADALERSAKKLGVKLA, from the coding sequence ATGTCTATTATCGTTAACGAAAAGACCAAGGTTCTCGTCCAGGGCATCACCGGCGAGTTCGGCGGTCGTCACACCAAACTCTCCCTCGACTACGGCTCCGCCATCGTCGCCGGCGTCACGCCGGGCAAAGGCGGCCAGTTCTTCGAGCACGGCTCCCACAAGGTTCCGATCTTCAACACCGTCGCCGACGCCGTCGCCGCCACCGGCGCGACCGCCTCCGCGGTGTTCGTCCCGCCGCCGTTCGCCGCTGACGCGATCCTCGAAGGTGTCGACGCCAACCTCGACCTCTGCGTCGCGATCACGGAAGGCATTCCGATCCGCGACATGATCCAGGTGAAGCGCGCCATGGCCGGCAAGAAGACCCGCCTCATCGGCCCGAACTGCCCTGGCATCGTCACGCCCGGCACCGGCAAGGACTCGAACGGCGGCTGCCGCATCGGCATCGCCCCCGGCTACATTCACAAGAAGGGCCACGTCGGCGTCGTCTCCCGCTCCGGCACGCTCACCTACGAGGCGGTCTTCCAGCTCACCTCGAAGGGCATCGGCCAGTCGACCTCCGTCGGTATCGGCGGCGACCCGGTCAACGGCACCTCGCACCTCGACGTCATCAAGCTGTTCAATGAAGACCCCGACACCTGGGGCATCATCATGATCGGCGAAATCGGCGGCAGCGCCGAAGTCGAAGCCGCCCGCTGGATCAAGGCCAACTGCAAGAAGCCCGTCGCCGGCTTCATCGCCGGTGCGACCGCCCCCAAGGGCCGCCGCATGGGCCACGCCGGTGCCGTCGTCGGCGGAGCCGAGGATACCGCCGCCGCCAAGATCGCCGTCTTCCAGGAATGCGGCATCGAAGTCGCCGTCACGCCCTCCGACATGGCCGACGCCCTCGAGCGCTCCGCCAAGAAGCTCGGCGTCAAACTCGCCTAA
- a CDS encoding dephospho-CoA kinase: protein MRRVAIIGNAGSGKSTLARQIAAECGAAVLDLDTIAWEPGKPAAPRASDAAARDVRAFCAANASWVIEGCYGDLAEAVLDGTVELVFLNLSEVDCVRQCRGRAWEPHKWQSKEAQDAHLDCLLDWVRAYYTRDGVMSQRGHHAIFDRYAGPKREITRSELV, encoded by the coding sequence ATGCGCCGCGTCGCAATCATCGGCAACGCGGGTTCCGGCAAATCCACGCTCGCGCGGCAAATCGCCGCCGAATGTGGCGCGGCCGTGCTCGATCTCGACACGATCGCCTGGGAGCCCGGGAAACCCGCCGCGCCGCGCGCTTCCGATGCGGCGGCGCGCGACGTGCGCGCGTTTTGCGCGGCCAACGCGTCGTGGGTGATCGAGGGATGCTATGGCGATTTGGCCGAAGCGGTCCTCGATGGAACCGTGGAGTTGGTTTTCCTGAATCTCAGCGAGGTCGATTGCGTGCGCCAATGCCGCGGGCGCGCCTGGGAGCCGCACAAGTGGCAATCGAAGGAAGCGCAGGATGCGCATCTCGACTGCCTGCTCGATTGGGTGCGGGCCTACTACACGCGTGACGGCGTGATGTCCCAGCGCGGACATCACGCGATCTTCGATCGTTACGCGGGGCCGAAGCGCGAGATTACGCGATCAGAGCTGGTTTGA